A genomic region of Trifolium pratense cultivar HEN17-A07 linkage group LG3, ARS_RC_1.1, whole genome shotgun sequence contains the following coding sequences:
- the LOC123915144 gene encoding uncharacterized protein LOC123915144 has protein sequence MRKRKRRRRRKNANPPKKVLLSANPPLEQSERKKKKKKKQKKSPAATTVVEASATAKETTSQPEASATPQTQPQNSAQVISQDEPTPSKAAEGVVEGPSDAHPEDVAEKIPSPQPVGTAILAETSPPPKAPGSPHRAFEDDNLKPDNEEDQLDQSLPQQNPSTNPAQVLADNDPPTNFQADPIANTEQRPTVDGEHSTTNQPQPSGSNHESSSPSAGTFDSEDGNSYIGDSLGEEGTSVSKPFPTVVLPAELAKELKDLTPVDALSKLLSSYGTSSSAVEDTKGREDVLEQEQFEHEIRFRREILNGDMLGLLERDSSIYYNIKALFRKLQNPRTDEAMFLLVTQAETFLEQFVSQSQLLTRTSSLLTSLLATQQHHFEQANSCNAEVTTIKAASDEALEQLVACENNIAQWQSEIEALKAKIRQEEAKMEKLAAVAIEAQKVKLDELAREGIQHYSDGLAVQKRVEHLASDKEMLQRKLASIRTQYYQFQAANRKPPSTSQQQP, from the exons atgagaaaaagaaaaagaagaagaagaagaaagaacgcCAACCCACCCAAGAAAGTACTCCTGAGCGCAA ATCCTCCTTTGGAACAATcggagaggaagaaaaagaagaaaaagaaacagaaaaaatcTCCTGCTGCAACTACTGTTGTCGAGGCTTCTGCTactgcaaaagaaacaacttcacaACCTGAAGCTTCTGCTACCCCTCAAACCCAA CCACAAAACTCTGCTCAAGTTATTTCTCAGGATGAGCCTACTCCTAGCAAAGCGGCGGAGGGGGTGGTCGAAGGACCAAGCGATGCACATCCTGAAGATGTTGCAGAAAAAATCCCATCTCCTCAGCCTGTCGGAACGGCCATTCTTGCTGAAACCTCACCACCGCCCAAGGCTCCTGGCTCGCCTCACCGCGCTTTCGAAGATGACAACCTTAAGCCTGACAATGAAGAAGACCAACTCGATCAAAGCTTACCACAACAGAATCCTTCGACAAATCCTGCCCAAGTATTGGCTGATAATGATCCTCCAACCAACTTTCAAGCTGACCCCATTGCTAATACTGAACAAAGGCCAACAGTTGATGGCGAGCACTCCACTACCAATCAACCACAACCAAGTGGGTCAAACCATGAGTCTAGTTCACCCAGTGCTGGCACTTTCGACTCTGAAGATGGGAACTCCTATATTGGTGATTCACTTGGTGAAGAGGGAACTTCCGTGTCGAAGCCATTTCCTACTGTTGTCCTGCCAGCTGAACTTGCTAAAGAGTTAAAAGATTTAACTCCCGTAGATGCACTTAGCAAGCTTTTATCAAGCTATGGCACCTCTAGCTCCGCTGTTGAGGACACAAAGGGTAGGGAAGATGTACTTGAGCAAGAACAGTTTGAGCATGAAATCAGGTTCAGGAGAGAAATTCTTAATGGGGATATGCTGGGCTTGCTTGAGCGTGACTCTTCTATATATTACAACATCAAAGCCCTTTTTCGCAAGCTGCAGAACCCAAGGACTGACGAAGccatgttccttctagtgacTCAGGCTGAAACCTTTTTAGAACAATTCGTTAGTCAATCTCAGCTCCTAACCAGGACTAGCAGCCTTTTGACATCTCTGCTTGCCACCCAGCAACACCATTTCGAGCAAGCTAATAGTTGCAATGCAGAGGTCACAACTATCAAGGCTGCCTCTGATGAAGCTCTTGAGCAACTTGTGGCTTGTGAGAACAATATTGCTCAATGGCAATCTGAAATCGAAGCGCTAAAGGCAAAGATTCGACAAGAGGAGGCTAAGATGGAAAAGCTAGCTGCAGTGGCTATTGAAGCACAAAAGGTTAAGCTTGATGAGCTAGCACGTGAAGGTATCCAACACTACAGTGATGGTCTAGCTGTCCAGAAGCGAGTTGAGCACCTTGCTAGTGATAAGGAAATGCTACAACGTAAACTGGCGTCCATTCGAACTCAGTATTACCAATTTCAAGCGGCCAATCGAAAGCCTCCTTCAACATCCCAACAACAACcttga
- the LOC123916856 gene encoding uncharacterized protein LOC123916856 isoform X2 gives MAIQLHECQQFNFARLILGCLYESMRDACEHLKRTGDGSTFLGAGPFWLLQLWLTATFHAELDLFLPEPYYEESRTRRVEGTRLARMVPRERGLGYDVAFQQYFNTFLSLKKFKPSFAPFVDRPLGPPWFTHRFPSPPEFEMVTNSIWNAYLMPTVLSCRIGLTSGDFGLVGYFPNLVSRQFGLTQILPKSIYLEEREVCLGKHGMTEPQFYSFLNHFNQPSYELTPFDFAPSHACTREFFTWWSRHYEGRLVDKTALLTAISNGFDSSILNKIKSKLNARGSKSKAGSSDSSKPLPPPSKVELQIASRKRPHSTETPSVSKKQKPVPATCSSAPDKVLI, from the exons ATGGCTATTCAATTACATGAGTGCCAGCAATTCAACTTCGCTCGGCTTATTCTTGGATGTCTTTATGAATCCATGAGGGATGCTTGTGAACATCTTAAAAGAACAGGTGATGGATCCACCTTTTTAGGTGCTGGCCCTTTCTGGTTACTGCAATTATGGCTAACTGCCACTTTTCATGCTGAGCTTGACCTTTTCTTGCCTGAGCCATACTATGAGGAATCAAGAACACGTCGAGTCGAAGGCACGAGGTTGGCGAGAATGGTGCCTAGGGAAAGAGGCCTTGGTTATGATGTGGCTTTCCAACAGTATTTTAATACTTTTCTCAGCCTGAAGAAGTTCAAGCCTAGCTTTGCTCCCTTTGTGGATAGGCCACTTGGTCCTCCTTGGTTTACTCACAGATTTCCTTCTCCACCAGAATTTGAGATGGTAACCAACAGCATTTGGAATGCTTACTTGATGCCTACAGTCTTGTCTTGTCGAATTGGCTTGACCTCTGGAGATTTTGGGTTAGTTGGCTACTTCCCAAACCTGGTGTCTCGCCAATTTGGCTTAACTCAAATACTCCCTAAGAGCATATACTTGGAAGAGAGGGAGGTTTGTTTAGGCAAGCATGGCATGACAGAACCACAGTTCTATTCATTCTTGAACCACTTCAATCAGCCTTCTTATGAGCTTACCCCATTCGACTTCGCTCCCTCACATGCCTGCACTAGGGAATTTTTTACCTGGTGGTCTCGACACTATGAAGGACGCCTGGTTGACAAGACTGCCTTACTCACTGCTATCTCTAATGGGTTCGACTCatctattttgaacaagattaagtcgaaattgaacgccagag GGAGTAAGTCGAAGGCAGGTTCCAGCGACTCTAGCAAGCCTCTTCCTCCACCATCTAAGGTTGAACTACAG ATTGCTTCACGCAAGAGGCCTCATTCAACTGAAACTCCTTCTGTTTCGAAAAAACAAAAGCCTGTTCCAGCCACTTGTTCGAGTGCTCCAGATAAGGTACTTATCTAG
- the LOC123916856 gene encoding uncharacterized protein LOC123916856 isoform X1 — protein sequence MAIQLHECQQFNFARLILGCLYESMRDACEHLKRTGDGSTFLGAGPFWLLQLWLTATFHAELDLFLPEPYYEESRTRRVEGTRLARMVPRERGLGYDVAFQQYFNTFLSLKKFKPSFAPFVDRPLGPPWFTHRFPSPPEFEMVTNSIWNAYLMPTVLSCRIGLTSGDFGLVGYFPNLVSRQFGLTQILPKSIYLEEREVCLGKHGMTEPQFYSFLNHFNQPSYELTPFDFAPSHACTREFFTWWSRHYEGRLVDKTALLTAISNGFDSSILNKIKSKLNARGILLVLLLLASFLPCVLFSYAHLFDAGSKSKAGSSDSSKPLPPPSKVELQIASRKRPHSTETPSVSKKQKPVPATCSSAPDKVLI from the exons ATGGCTATTCAATTACATGAGTGCCAGCAATTCAACTTCGCTCGGCTTATTCTTGGATGTCTTTATGAATCCATGAGGGATGCTTGTGAACATCTTAAAAGAACAGGTGATGGATCCACCTTTTTAGGTGCTGGCCCTTTCTGGTTACTGCAATTATGGCTAACTGCCACTTTTCATGCTGAGCTTGACCTTTTCTTGCCTGAGCCATACTATGAGGAATCAAGAACACGTCGAGTCGAAGGCACGAGGTTGGCGAGAATGGTGCCTAGGGAAAGAGGCCTTGGTTATGATGTGGCTTTCCAACAGTATTTTAATACTTTTCTCAGCCTGAAGAAGTTCAAGCCTAGCTTTGCTCCCTTTGTGGATAGGCCACTTGGTCCTCCTTGGTTTACTCACAGATTTCCTTCTCCACCAGAATTTGAGATGGTAACCAACAGCATTTGGAATGCTTACTTGATGCCTACAGTCTTGTCTTGTCGAATTGGCTTGACCTCTGGAGATTTTGGGTTAGTTGGCTACTTCCCAAACCTGGTGTCTCGCCAATTTGGCTTAACTCAAATACTCCCTAAGAGCATATACTTGGAAGAGAGGGAGGTTTGTTTAGGCAAGCATGGCATGACAGAACCACAGTTCTATTCATTCTTGAACCACTTCAATCAGCCTTCTTATGAGCTTACCCCATTCGACTTCGCTCCCTCACATGCCTGCACTAGGGAATTTTTTACCTGGTGGTCTCGACACTATGAAGGACGCCTGGTTGACAAGACTGCCTTACTCACTGCTATCTCTAATGGGTTCGACTCatctattttgaacaagattaagtcgaaattgaacgccagaggtattcttttagttttacttttacttgcatcatttttaccttgcgtgcttttctcttatgcgcaCCTCTTCGATGCAGGGAGTAAGTCGAAGGCAGGTTCCAGCGACTCTAGCAAGCCTCTTCCTCCACCATCTAAGGTTGAACTACAG ATTGCTTCACGCAAGAGGCCTCATTCAACTGAAACTCCTTCTGTTTCGAAAAAACAAAAGCCTGTTCCAGCCACTTGTTCGAGTGCTCCAGATAAGGTACTTATCTAG